GTTCCTCTTTTGTCTGTTTGTTTGAAAGGTCCCCTACTCCCCTTccatttatttatttatctatctatctatctatctatttgTTCGATGGAGTTGTTCTAGTAATCGCATTTTATTTTTAAACCCGCCAAGTCAGAACTCTCACCGGCCGGGCAATGCATGCATGCGTGTCTCGTTTATTTTTAGCTTGCGTTGTAGTAGTGCTCACCGGCCGGACTTTTTTACTCTACAAAAAATGACGTATATGTCGTTCGATCTGTCTGCATCTATCGGACCAGAATCAGCTGGTACGACGAGACTTTTGTAACTAGGatggcatatatatatatatatatatatatatatatatatatatatatatatacacacacgacagcactaaaatgcacctgggtgcaatctctatattgaatgcacccaggcgtaatatataaatacacccccatcaAGCCTCATCGCGCCCTCGGCCTTCCCGCGCCTACCtgccccccgccgccgccgcgcgcctccctgACCACGCGCCACCCTATACCCCGCAGCCACCGATCGCATCCCTGtcaccgcgccgccgccgtctcctCCTTCCTCCGATCCTCTAACCCTAGATCCATGGCCCCACCGTCGCTGCCGCACCTTGAATCGCCTCGATGCTCCTCCCCTAATTCCTTGGCGATTGTTGTGGCTGGAGGTGCTGATCCGATATTGCCGTCTCCGATTGCGACAACGGGAGCGGGTGTACGCGGCGGATCAGGTGATCCCTTGCATCACAAAACGTTGCTGACGCCACCGCCTTCAATTCCACCTGGATCGCTGATCGCTCCGGATGCAGCCCAGCTGTTCCATCCGGTAAGAAAAAAAACAATCAAAAATTGTTGCTCCACCGTGCGTGGTTTGTTGATTTTATGTTGCATCGTTtgttgcaaacttgagtctctgttttttACTCATTGATTACAATTGCATGGTGTGTTTGTGTTCCAGTTGCAACGTGTGTTGCTTGTGGATTGCAACTAGGTGTatactctaattgcaaacttgagtctctgttttttACTCATTGATTACAGTTGCATGGTGTGTTTGTGTTCCAGTTGCAACATtgtttgcttgttgattgcaactaggtgtatactataattgcaaacttgagtctctgtttttactcattgattacagttgcatggtgtgtttgtgctccagttgcaacgtttgttgcttgttgattgcaactagttatatactctaattgcaaacttgagtctctgttttttACTCACTGATTACAGTTGCATAGTGTGTTTGTGCTcgagttgcaacgtttgttgcttgttgattgcaactatgtgtatcctctaattgcaaaaCTCATGATTGCGTGTTGTCCTGCAGGATGCAAACATACTTGATGTGTTTGTCCCCAGGGTGCAGCAAACATTTGATACAAAAGAAGAAGCCTACCTCTTTTACCTTGACTATGCAAAATTGGCTGGTTTTAGTGTCAGGACAAAAAGGACTAGTAAAGAAACCAGACACTGGGTTTGCAACCGTGAGGGGTTTCTGAAGCCAGGTCAAGAGAATGAGGAGCCTATGACAAATAAGACATCGATGAGAATTGGTTGCCCTGCTTATGTGAAGGTGAAGGAGGACAAGAAGCGCAATATTTGGTATTTTCATCATGTTCGGGAAGCACACAATCACAAACTTGAACCCTCACCAAGGATGGTGAGATATATGCATTCTCATAAGCAGAGGGAGGCAGCGTTGGATGACCTGTTTGCAATCATGTCAAAGAGTGGTGTGCCAACACAGGCAACAATGAATGTAATGTCAGAATTATTTGGAGGCCGTCAAAACTGGCCGTTCACAGAGAAAGATGTCCATAACAAGTAGGTCATAAAAAAAACTGACATCATATCTTTGTGCGATATATTGACAACAACATCTTCATTTGTTTTTTTCTTTTATGGTACAGGAAAGCTGAGCAAGCAAGGGAGGAGAGGGATGGTGACATGGATAAACTGTTCCAATTTTTCAGGGAGTGCAAAGAACACAATGAATACTTTTACTGGGATGTGGATTTTGAACCAAAAACAAATGTGCTTCGGAGCATTTTTTGGTGTCATGCAAGTCAGCGTGCAGAATACAAGGATTTTGGGGATGTAGTCACATTTGACACAACACACAAGACTAACAACAAGCATATGCCGTTGGCCATGTTTGTGGGTTGCAGCAATAATTTGAAAAATGTGTCCTTTGGCCAAGCACTTCTTCGGGATGAAATAATAGACACATTCAGATGGCTTTTTGAGACCTTTAAAAGTTGCATGGGTGGTCAGCAACCTTTTGTGATTCTTACAGGTATGCTTTGGCTACAAAAAAATGCTTGTCACATAATTACTGCTGTGTTGTTGCAACTGTATCTTTGAAGATGATTGCAATATTTTAAACTGCTTGATTGCAAACCTATTGGGGTTTTTTGCTGATTTTTATTTTTGACAAACAGATGAAGATGCAGCGatgaaggaagcaataaggattGTGTTTAACAAGACACAACACCGAAATTGCCGATGGCACATAACCAGAACATGGGATTACGAACTCGAGGAGCTGTACAAATTGCACAATGATAATAATCTAAAGGAGAAACTGCAGTCCCTGATAAACTATCCTTTGGGGCCCACACAATTTGAGGTGGAGTGGAATAAACTGGTGGATGAATGTGGCATAAGAGAACACCCTGCAATTGTTGCATTGTGGCAAAAAAGGAAGAGATGGATAGCAACATATTTCAAAGGCATGTACTGTGGGCGAATGACTTCCACCCAAAGATCTGAGAGCCAAAACAGGGTTTTGAAAGATGGTTATGTTAACAATGTGACAAGCCTGCATATATTTGCAAAGAGGGTGCTTGACTCGATTCAGCACATAGACCACATGGATGCTGGGGAATCACACTACtcacaggtatttgcccacacccCTGAATTTTTTGGTCTGATTGTAAAAAAACTGTTAAACATAAATGATtccaactgctggtgtggtgtgattgcaactactgtataattctacccaaatatctgttaaaaaatgtaaacaaaatgattgcaactactgttgtgttgtaattgcaactgctggtgtggtgtggatgcaagCACTGAATAACTCTGGAGAAttttgttaaacaaacaatgattacaactgttgtctggtgtaattgcaactgatggtctggtgtgattgcaacttctatataactatgcccaaaaattggttaaacaaacaatgattacaACTGCTGTctcgtgtaattgcaactgctgtctgatttgattgcaactgctggtattGATGCAGACTGAAGTTGTCAGAGCCTGCAAATCAAGATTTGATGAGCAACTCAGCAGGGTGTACACCAGGGCTGTGTACAATGAATACAAGAGGGAATATATTAACAGCACAGCTTTTGTGATAGAGCCTGATCCGGGAGTGGAATGCGGTTACTTGGTGAAACATGAGAAAGGCGATAGGACATTTTGCTGGGCACAACACGCATTCAAAGTGGTGGCTGACAAAGCAGCAGGCGTGTATAAATGCGAATGCATGCAGTGGGAGCATACAGGTGAGTTGAATTGCAACCTCGTTACATTAACAAAATTAAAAATTGATGTTCCTGCATATTTACATCCAAATTGCAACAAAAAAATGCAGGTCTGTTCTGCATGCACATAATAAAGGCATTCACCCACCTCCAAGTCCAAAACATACCTGAAAAGTACATTTTGAAGCGATATACACGTGATGCAAGATCTGTGGTTCCGTGGGACCGGCACGATGTGAGTGTTGGTGGTCAAAATGAGACAGAGCAGTCAAGGTTGTCGAAGCTGCTGCCAAAGTTAATGCGACTGGGAAGAGCGGGAAGCAAATCTGATAGAGCATACACTGAAACTATCAGGCACATCGACATGATAACTCCTGGGATTGAGCTTCTACGAACAGCGGAGATTGGTCCGATTGGTCCGGACGAAGCAACAAATACTGAGTTGCAGCAAGATGCAGAAGGACGGCGGAATATTGGTCCCATTGCACCAACACAACAAAGTTCTGACAACAATATAGAACctgttgtgatgccaactggacctACACCACCACCGGAATCGGGCCTGAATCCAGATTCTGCAAACTGCCTCACTGATCTAAGATTGACTGAACCGCCAGTGTCGCGCACGAAGGGTAGGAAGTCTGCCAGTGGGGCTAAATGTGCTAAAAATAGTGTGGAACCTGCTAATCCATACAGCACATATAGTGGTGGTCAGGGCATAAGAGAGTGCCAAACCTGCCATGTTAGGGGGCACTATAGCACAACATGCCCTCAGAACCCAAACAGAAGCAGAGCGGCCGAGAACAAGGACAAAAAGAGAAGTGCGAAAACTGTAGGTTGGACTCCAAGAAAAAGAGGTCGCCCAACAATAAAAAAAGGACTAAATGGGAATCAAGATGAGGCACAGAGTGAGGGGGATGATACACAGCAATCTGGGTGCACTATGGCGGTGCAGGAGTCAGCAGCACACGCGGTGATTGC
This portion of the Zea mays cultivar B73 chromosome 2, Zm-B73-REFERENCE-NAM-5.0, whole genome shotgun sequence genome encodes:
- the LOC103631159 gene encoding protein FAR-RED ELONGATED HYPOCOTYL 3-like — its product is MDAGESHYSQTEVVRACKSRFDEQLSRVYTRAVYNEYKREYINSTAFVIEPDPGVECGYLVKHEKGDRTFCWAQHAFKVVADKAAGVYKCECMQWEHTGLFCMHIIKAFTHLQVQNIPEKYILKRYTRDARSVVPWDRHDVSVGGQNETEQSRLSKLLPKLMRLGRAGSKSDRAYTETIRHIDMITPGIELLRTAEIGPIGPDEATNTELQQDAEGRRNIGPIAPTQQSSDNNIEPVVMPTGPTPPPESGLNPDSANCLTDLRLTEPPVSRTKGRKSASGAKCAKNSVEPANPYSTYSGGQGIRECQTCHVRGHYSTTCPQNPNRSRAAENKDKKRSAKTVGWTPRKRGRPTIKKGLNGNQDEAQSEGDDTQQSGCTMAVQESAAHAVIARIRRATTCHVNYQDESD